The following are encoded in a window of Amycolatopsis solani genomic DNA:
- a CDS encoding alpha/beta hydrolase family protein, with protein sequence MTNNYVQLARRIPVPEATPTVSVNPVTLPAPGRGLPLELRVTAPLHGDAVPIVLLSHGGGSSHYLKSKDGFSPLVDFYASHGFAVIQPTHLSSPSGGLGLDENAPGHPLFWRSRVDDFEVILDNLTAVEAQAPVVAGRLDPARVAAVGHSAGGNTVSALLGARATDPAGGALLDLRDPRISAGVLLASTGSAEGMTDTMRERYPELACDFSHLSTRTLVVYGENDDQPIATTRGAEWHAEPYHLSPGADALLTLPGAKHYLGGIMGYSLAETDDEDPERLAVTQRMTWAYLQSALNAGDPAWQRATDAIRSDPALGTVHTK encoded by the coding sequence ATGACCAACAACTACGTGCAGCTCGCTCGGCGCATCCCCGTCCCGGAAGCGACGCCGACCGTCTCGGTCAACCCGGTCACCCTGCCCGCGCCCGGCCGCGGCCTTCCGCTGGAGCTGCGAGTCACGGCACCCCTGCACGGCGACGCCGTGCCGATCGTGCTGCTGTCCCACGGCGGTGGAAGCTCGCACTACCTGAAGTCCAAGGACGGCTTCTCGCCCCTCGTAGACTTCTACGCGAGCCACGGATTCGCCGTCATCCAACCGACCCACCTGAGTTCTCCCAGCGGTGGGCTGGGCCTGGACGAGAACGCTCCCGGCCACCCGCTGTTCTGGCGATCCCGGGTCGACGACTTCGAGGTCATCCTCGACAACCTGACCGCTGTCGAGGCCCAGGCACCGGTCGTCGCCGGACGCCTTGATCCGGCCCGCGTCGCCGCGGTCGGTCACTCTGCCGGCGGAAACACCGTCAGTGCGCTCCTCGGCGCGCGAGCCACCGACCCGGCCGGCGGCGCCCTCCTCGACCTGCGCGACCCCCGGATCAGCGCGGGTGTACTGCTCGCCTCGACCGGCAGCGCCGAGGGCATGACCGACACCATGCGCGAGCGCTATCCCGAACTGGCGTGCGACTTCTCGCACCTGAGCACACGGACGCTGGTCGTCTACGGCGAAAACGACGACCAGCCCATCGCGACCACGCGCGGCGCCGAGTGGCACGCGGAGCCGTACCACCTCAGCCCGGGCGCCGACGCCCTGTTGACCCTGCCCGGCGCGAAGCACTACCTCGGCGGCATCATGGGCTACAGCCTCGCCGAGACCGACGACGAGGACCCCGAACGACTGGCGGTCACCCAGCGCATGACGTGGGCCTACCTGCAATCCGCCCTCAACGCCGGTGACCCTGCTTGGCAGCGGGCCACGGACGCGATCCGCAGCGACCCGGCACTCGGCACGGTGCACACCAAGTAG
- a CDS encoding helix-turn-helix transcriptional regulator — protein MIDRTGLAEFLRRRREGLTPSDVGLPETVRRRTPGLRREEVAVLAGVSSDFYARLEQARGSDPSEPVVAALARALRCGPDEKDHLFRLAGVPIPPRQVGRHVDPGVRQLVAHLDGLPTLVFNDLGDVLYTNALDDALACRGELRPGRDSNVYRRWFTRPASRDRVPEADRARLSTAHVSDLRATYSRRAEDRQITELVDELAAHSAEFRTLWDRHDVAVRRADLKDVRHPVVGLVRLRCQVLVTPDTGLRVRVLLPLEGTDAAEKLELLQVVGTQQFLDAE, from the coding sequence GTGATCGATCGGACCGGACTCGCCGAGTTCTTGCGCCGCCGGCGCGAGGGGCTTACGCCCTCGGACGTCGGTCTGCCGGAGACGGTGCGCCGCCGGACGCCCGGCTTGCGGCGCGAAGAGGTCGCCGTGCTGGCGGGCGTATCGAGCGACTTCTACGCCCGCCTAGAGCAGGCCCGCGGCTCTGACCCGTCCGAGCCGGTCGTGGCCGCCCTCGCTCGCGCGCTGCGGTGCGGCCCCGATGAGAAGGACCACCTCTTCCGCCTCGCGGGTGTGCCGATTCCGCCGCGCCAGGTCGGTCGCCATGTCGACCCGGGAGTGCGTCAACTCGTCGCGCACCTGGACGGCCTGCCGACGTTGGTCTTCAACGACCTCGGGGATGTGCTCTACACCAACGCACTCGACGACGCGCTGGCCTGCCGTGGCGAGCTTCGCCCCGGCCGTGACAGCAATGTCTACCGGCGCTGGTTCACCCGCCCGGCGTCCCGTGATCGCGTTCCGGAAGCGGATCGGGCCCGCCTGTCCACGGCCCACGTGAGCGACCTTCGCGCCACCTACTCCCGCCGCGCCGAGGACCGGCAGATCACCGAGCTGGTGGATGAGCTCGCCGCGCACAGCGCGGAGTTCCGGACGCTGTGGGACCGGCACGACGTGGCCGTCCGACGTGCCGATCTGAAGGACGTCCGGCACCCCGTGGTCGGGCTGGTCCGGCTGCGTTGCCAGGTGCTGGTGACGCCCGATACCGGTCTCCGGGTGCGTGTTCTCCTGCCGCTGGAGGGTACGGACGCCGCCGAGAAGCTGGAGCTGCTCCAGGTGGTCGGCACCCAGCAGTTCCTCGACGCGGAGTGA
- a CDS encoding MarR family winged helix-turn-helix transcriptional regulator codes for MGYGDKLFWLSVLIQRRYAQICAEYDLTPSQATLLCAIRNEPRRMAYLATSLGMTKNALSQLVDRTERRDLVSRVNSEQDRRVIMLGVTPAGKVLAEAVYAETTKRLPDIAEHLDADDQRDFERVATAIVDAAGVPGSASS; via the coding sequence ATGGGCTACGGCGACAAGCTTTTCTGGCTCTCGGTCCTGATCCAGCGCAGGTATGCGCAGATCTGCGCCGAGTACGACCTGACCCCCTCGCAAGCCACGCTGCTGTGCGCGATCAGGAACGAGCCGCGGCGGATGGCGTACCTCGCCACCTCGCTCGGCATGACCAAGAACGCGCTGAGCCAGCTCGTCGACCGCACCGAGCGGCGCGACCTGGTCAGCCGGGTGAACTCGGAGCAGGACCGGCGGGTCATCATGCTCGGCGTGACGCCTGCGGGGAAGGTGCTCGCCGAAGCCGTCTACGCCGAGACGACCAAGCGGCTGCCCGACATCGCGGAGCACCTCGACGCCGACGACCAGCGCGACTTCGAACGCGTCGCCACCGCCATCGTGGACGCGGCCGGCGTCCCGGGATCCGCCTCGTCCTGA
- a CDS encoding NmrA/HSCARG family protein, which produces MDTQENGTIAVFGGTGQQGGAVVDALLARGARVRALVRTPESDRARALAARGVELSAIRIGDATSTVAALEAVDAFSFMTPEANSLEDVEEEVRVGTALVDAAAAARVPHVVFTSVFGADRETGVPHHDSKHRIEEYLKLSGLRATMVRPTAFMENFATVMAPSLEDGTIVLRLPLPDDIALKMVSIKNIGQVAASILLGTAEVPGGAVEVVGDELTGSQIAAAFGARAGLPARYETLPLSVLGNDLDKAMFREFATASEHPSDLAAVRAIEPATWDLAEWIRSTGWTAPADRVRS; this is translated from the coding sequence ATGGACACGCAGGAAAACGGCACGATCGCGGTCTTCGGTGGGACAGGGCAGCAGGGCGGGGCGGTCGTCGACGCGCTCCTCGCCCGAGGAGCGCGGGTGCGGGCCCTCGTCCGCACCCCCGAGTCCGACCGGGCGCGGGCGCTGGCCGCCCGGGGCGTCGAGCTGTCGGCCATCCGGATCGGCGACGCGACGTCGACGGTCGCCGCGCTGGAGGCGGTTGACGCCTTCTCCTTCATGACCCCGGAGGCGAACAGCCTCGAGGACGTCGAGGAGGAGGTCCGAGTGGGCACCGCCCTCGTCGACGCGGCGGCCGCGGCGCGCGTGCCGCACGTCGTGTTCACCTCGGTCTTCGGGGCGGATCGCGAAACCGGCGTGCCGCACCACGACTCGAAGCACCGGATCGAGGAATACCTGAAGCTTTCCGGCCTGCGGGCCACGATGGTCCGCCCCACCGCCTTCATGGAGAACTTCGCGACCGTGATGGCGCCGAGCCTGGAGGACGGAACGATCGTGCTGAGGCTGCCGCTGCCGGACGACATCGCCCTGAAGATGGTCTCGATCAAGAACATCGGCCAGGTCGCCGCCTCGATCCTGCTCGGCACAGCGGAAGTGCCCGGCGGAGCGGTCGAGGTCGTCGGCGACGAACTGACGGGTAGCCAGATCGCCGCCGCGTTCGGCGCACGCGCCGGGCTCCCGGCTCGCTACGAGACCTTACCGCTGAGCGTCCTCGGCAACGACCTCGACAAGGCGATGTTCCGCGAGTTCGCCACGGCGTCCGAACACCCGTCGGACCTCGCGGCGGTGCGGGCGATCGAGCCGGCCACCTGGGACCTGGCCGAGTGGATCCGCTCCACCGGCTGGACCGCGCCCGCGGACCGGGTCCGTTCCTGA
- a CDS encoding DUF6326 family protein — MRTRQPTTTTLEEQRIPVRAKLAAAWTSLVLLYAYVDILGFFNPGVIKDIEAGVVFEFDISPTLFAVFLALMAIPIFMVVLSTTLPARANRTTNLIVASVQVPFAAFAAVGESWRYFYGLGVALELIVLAFILRYAWTWPRTAQATMATGPDRETVRSQ; from the coding sequence ATGAGAACACGTCAACCCACCACGACCACACTGGAAGAGCAGCGGATCCCGGTGAGAGCCAAGCTCGCCGCAGCGTGGACGAGCCTCGTGCTCCTGTACGCCTACGTGGACATTCTCGGCTTCTTCAACCCCGGCGTCATCAAAGACATCGAGGCCGGCGTCGTCTTCGAGTTCGACATCAGCCCGACGTTGTTCGCCGTCTTCCTCGCGCTCATGGCGATCCCGATCTTCATGGTCGTGCTGTCGACGACCCTGCCCGCCCGGGCGAACCGCACCACGAACCTCATCGTGGCCTCGGTGCAGGTCCCCTTCGCGGCGTTCGCCGCGGTGGGCGAGTCCTGGAGGTACTTCTACGGCCTCGGCGTCGCACTGGAACTGATCGTTCTCGCCTTCATCCTGCGGTACGCCTGGACTTGGCCCCGCACCGCACAGGCGACCATGGCCACCGGCCCGGACCGTGAAACCGTTCGCTCCCAGTAG
- a CDS encoding sensor histidine kinase, translating to MTINALRSLWAEPRATDAPERVSRDWVLVGALMVTALLEGILRDDVAWRPFATIVAVGLAPVLLWRRTHPLACVVVAFGTAMALGLASLLGGTPSVGLDTMIYLLVLVYALVRWSSGREIVIGLAVVAVAAGIGMAPDYVGPTEVFGGFAVLAAAAAGGAAFRYRAESRRRKWDQIRGQERVGLARELHDIVAHHVSAIAVQAQAGRAMAGQRPEAALEVLAAIEGEASRTLAEMRAMVRVLRDEAPAGYAPQPGVADLVALARRAPVPVVDVELPDDLDELPPPIDAVVYRLAQEALTNALRHARNASRVEIRVVDGAGTLRLRVTDDGQIDPARPVDHGFGLLGMTERVQLLGGTLRAGPAPGGGWTVEAELPAKVRR from the coding sequence GTGACCATTAACGCCCTGCGCTCACTGTGGGCCGAGCCGCGCGCCACAGACGCTCCCGAGCGGGTGTCGCGCGACTGGGTGCTGGTCGGGGCGTTGATGGTGACGGCGCTGCTCGAGGGAATCCTCCGGGACGACGTCGCCTGGCGGCCGTTCGCGACGATCGTGGCGGTCGGACTCGCGCCGGTGCTGCTGTGGCGGCGTACCCACCCGTTGGCCTGTGTCGTGGTGGCCTTCGGCACCGCGATGGCGTTGGGACTGGCGAGCCTGCTCGGCGGGACCCCGAGCGTGGGGCTCGACACGATGATCTACCTCCTGGTGCTCGTCTACGCGCTGGTCCGCTGGAGCTCAGGGCGCGAGATCGTGATCGGGCTGGCGGTGGTGGCGGTCGCCGCGGGAATCGGCATGGCCCCCGACTACGTCGGGCCGACCGAGGTCTTCGGCGGGTTCGCCGTCCTCGCGGCGGCGGCGGCGGGCGGAGCGGCGTTCCGCTACCGCGCCGAGAGCCGGCGCCGGAAGTGGGACCAGATCCGCGGCCAGGAGCGGGTCGGCCTCGCGCGCGAGTTGCACGACATCGTCGCCCACCACGTCTCGGCGATCGCCGTGCAGGCGCAGGCGGGCCGGGCGATGGCCGGGCAGCGACCTGAGGCGGCACTCGAGGTGCTGGCGGCGATCGAAGGGGAAGCGTCGCGGACGCTCGCGGAGATGCGGGCGATGGTCCGCGTGCTGCGCGACGAAGCGCCGGCGGGGTACGCGCCCCAGCCCGGCGTCGCCGACCTGGTGGCCCTCGCCAGACGCGCCCCGGTCCCGGTCGTCGACGTGGAGTTGCCGGATGACCTGGACGAACTTCCGCCCCCGATCGACGCGGTGGTCTACCGGCTGGCGCAGGAGGCGCTGACCAACGCCCTGCGGCACGCCCGCAACGCCTCGCGTGTGGAGATCCGGGTCGTGGACGGCGCGGGAACGCTGCGGCTGCGCGTGACCGACGACGGGCAGATCGACCCGGCACGGCCGGTGGACCACGGCTTCGGGCTGCTGGGGATGACCGAGCGTGTGCAGCTGCTCGGCGGCACGCTGCGTGCCGGGCCGGCGCCCGGAGGCGGGTGGACGGTCGAGGCCGAACTGCCGGCGAAGGTACGCCGATGA
- a CDS encoding response regulator, translated as MTVRVLVADDQDLVRTGLSMILDAQPGIEVVGQAADGHAAVELAHRLRPDVCLVDIQMPGLDGIEVTKLLAGRGVPDPIAVVVITTFDLDEYVHGALRAGARGFLLKDAGTELLVQAVHAAAIGDALIAPNITRRLLATLAGREPPSRQTQPIEPLTEREEEVLTLVARGSTNAEIAAELFIGLTTAKTHVASLLTKIGARNRVEIAMWAYDTGRVGH; from the coding sequence ATGACGGTGCGCGTGCTGGTGGCCGACGACCAGGATCTGGTGCGCACCGGCCTGTCGATGATCCTTGACGCGCAGCCCGGCATCGAGGTCGTCGGCCAAGCCGCCGACGGCCACGCCGCCGTCGAGCTGGCGCATCGGCTCCGCCCCGACGTGTGCCTGGTCGACATCCAGATGCCCGGGCTCGACGGCATCGAGGTGACCAAGCTCCTCGCCGGGCGGGGCGTCCCGGACCCGATCGCGGTAGTGGTGATCACGACGTTCGACCTCGACGAGTACGTCCACGGCGCGCTCCGGGCCGGCGCCCGGGGCTTTCTGCTCAAGGACGCCGGGACGGAGCTGCTCGTCCAGGCCGTCCACGCCGCCGCCATCGGCGATGCCCTGATCGCGCCGAACATCACCCGGCGGCTGCTGGCCACGCTCGCCGGCAGGGAACCGCCGAGCCGACAGACCCAACCGATCGAGCCGCTCACCGAACGCGAGGAGGAGGTGCTGACGCTGGTCGCACGCGGCAGCACGAACGCCGAGATCGCCGCCGAGCTGTTCATCGGCTTGACGACCGCCAAGACCCACGTCGCCAGCCTGCTGACCAAGATCGGCGCCCGAAACAGGGTCGAGATCGCGATGTGGGCGTACGACACCGGCCGGGTGGGGCACTGA
- a CDS encoding signal peptidase II: MSDNSMTAAVRPMQVTRNAGPAVLALLAVVTVVDQLGKWWAWRHAPLAKINYGGNFLVGETISRWYADPTTGALLDLMDFGVLTAAAVVLIRRRPSAVVLVPAALMVGGWISNLLDRLGLHYLTAPGSVRGAVDFIALGPIRYNLADVFIVCATLLFVLAVITSTLTTNRSPAASPAPPTRHHRRRTWLSGVATTTCLVLVVGFGALNYGGVTTPNASPSDTSTGRRGGPAARRRSSPGTAAATGRSSRKAA; the protein is encoded by the coding sequence ATGAGCGACAACTCGATGACAGCCGCCGTCCGCCCCATGCAGGTGACACGAAACGCTGGACCGGCGGTGCTTGCCCTGCTGGCGGTGGTCACCGTGGTGGATCAACTCGGCAAGTGGTGGGCCTGGCGGCACGCACCCCTGGCGAAAATCAACTACGGCGGCAACTTCCTCGTCGGCGAGACGATCAGCCGCTGGTACGCCGACCCGACCACCGGCGCGCTGCTCGACCTGATGGACTTCGGCGTGCTGACCGCCGCCGCGGTCGTCCTGATCCGCCGCCGACCGTCAGCGGTCGTTCTCGTTCCCGCCGCCCTCATGGTCGGTGGCTGGATCAGCAATCTGCTCGACCGCCTGGGGTTGCACTACCTGACCGCCCCGGGCAGCGTCCGCGGAGCGGTCGACTTCATCGCGCTCGGCCCGATTCGCTACAACCTGGCCGACGTGTTCATCGTCTGCGCCACGCTTCTGTTCGTGCTCGCCGTCATCACGAGCACCTTGACCACCAACCGATCCCCAGCCGCGTCCCCCGCACCCCCGACACGGCACCATCGACGTCGGACATGGTTGTCCGGCGTCGCCACCACCACCTGTCTCGTCCTCGTCGTCGGTTTCGGCGCGCTGAACTACGGCGGTGTGACCACACCGAACGCCTCCCCCAGCGACACCTCTACCGGTCGGCGCGGCGGGCCCGCAGCCAGAAGGCGATCCTCGCCGGGAACAGCAGCAGCAACAGGACGTAGTAGCCGAAAGGCGGCTTGA
- a CDS encoding TMEM175 family protein, giving the protein MEQKKSAERLVFFTDAVVAIALTLLVLPLTDLVPELVAEHKPAVEAVTHNWSKIVSFLLSFVVIGRFWGVHHRIFEHVRSYSPALIRVNFCWLLTIALLPFPTELIGAYQSERFTVLFYLGTLLASSLCHTTMVTIIRRNPDIRGDAEPVSDEVFWNHALSSAVFALAVVVGFIKPPFGYYVLLLLLFPARIAFWLRARRADR; this is encoded by the coding sequence GTGGAGCAGAAGAAGTCCGCCGAGCGGTTGGTGTTCTTCACCGACGCCGTGGTCGCGATCGCCCTGACGTTGCTGGTCCTGCCGCTCACCGACCTGGTGCCCGAGCTGGTCGCGGAGCACAAGCCGGCGGTCGAGGCGGTCACGCACAACTGGTCGAAGATCGTCAGCTTCCTGCTCAGCTTCGTCGTGATCGGCCGCTTCTGGGGCGTGCACCACCGGATCTTCGAGCACGTGCGGTCGTACAGCCCCGCGCTGATCCGCGTCAACTTCTGCTGGCTGCTGACGATCGCGCTGCTGCCCTTCCCGACCGAGCTGATCGGCGCGTACCAGTCCGAGCGCTTCACCGTGCTGTTCTACCTGGGGACGCTGCTGGCCAGCAGCCTCTGCCACACGACGATGGTGACCATCATCCGCCGGAACCCGGACATCCGCGGGGACGCCGAACCGGTGTCGGACGAGGTGTTCTGGAACCACGCGCTGAGCTCGGCCGTGTTCGCGCTCGCGGTCGTGGTGGGGTTCATCAAGCCGCCTTTCGGCTACTACGTCCTGTTGCTGCTGCTGTTCCCGGCGAGGATCGCCTTCTGGCTGCGGGCCCGCCGCGCCGACCGGTAG
- a CDS encoding LysR family transcriptional regulator, which translates to MELRALRYFVTVAEELHFGRAAERLNIVQPAVSHQIARLERDLGTRLFDRSPRHVRLTSAGLRVLEAARETLAAAARVRVVAGEPAAHLRIGVAPGLTARLERAAELLLDGVRPAHASLVDLPVPARLAAVRAGELDLALVRGPVEADGVRVVRAWSESLLAVVSDEHPAAGLPVVRPADLDRAALRLPAREEDPALHDAVASALNQAGGGAMGRSGGSILTVLIEVGNGHGAWTLLTAEQLAGFAARRVRALPLDPPLTIDGHVIASLRTPQDCVSSFVRAFTDTPDTET; encoded by the coding sequence GTGGAACTGCGCGCGCTGCGGTACTTCGTGACCGTCGCCGAGGAGTTGCACTTCGGCCGGGCCGCCGAGCGGCTCAACATCGTGCAGCCCGCGGTGAGCCACCAGATCGCGCGGCTGGAACGAGACCTCGGCACCCGGCTGTTCGACCGGTCCCCGCGGCACGTGCGGCTCACCTCGGCCGGTCTGCGCGTGCTGGAGGCCGCCCGGGAGACGCTCGCCGCCGCGGCACGCGTGCGCGTAGTCGCCGGAGAACCCGCTGCCCACCTGCGGATCGGCGTCGCCCCCGGTCTCACCGCGCGGCTGGAGCGCGCCGCGGAGCTCCTGCTCGACGGGGTCCGGCCCGCACACGCCTCGCTCGTGGACCTGCCGGTGCCCGCCCGGCTCGCCGCGGTCCGGGCCGGCGAGCTGGACCTGGCGCTGGTTCGTGGCCCGGTGGAGGCGGACGGCGTGCGCGTGGTGCGCGCGTGGTCCGAGTCGCTGCTGGCGGTGGTGTCCGACGAGCATCCGGCGGCCGGCCTCCCGGTGGTGCGGCCGGCGGATCTGGACCGGGCTGCCTTGCGGCTGCCGGCCCGGGAGGAGGACCCGGCGTTGCACGACGCGGTCGCCTCGGCCCTGAACCAGGCCGGAGGGGGAGCGATGGGCCGGTCGGGCGGCTCGATCCTCACCGTCTTGATCGAGGTCGGCAACGGCCATGGGGCGTGGACGCTGCTGACCGCGGAGCAGCTGGCCGGGTTCGCCGCGCGCCGGGTCCGCGCGTTGCCGCTCGACCCGCCGCTGACCATCGACGGGCACGTCATCGCGTCGCTGCGGACTCCGCAGGACTGCGTGTCGTCGTTCGTCCGGGCGTTCACCGACACTCCGGACACCGAGACCTGA
- a CDS encoding LLM class flavin-dependent oxidoreductase: MRIGTGLISPPSPAEVVAAAADAAERGLDSFWTNQNPGGWDPLTLLASLGRRPAEVGTAIVATYPRHPVTTATEALTIQAASGGLALGVGPSHAWYVQEQLGLPYTSPLRHTREYLTVLRSLLAGRPVRFDGEFFTVDTRLDIAAPAPSLLLSALGPRMLELAHDLADGVAAAWVTPDMVAKNIAPRTAPGARIVAQAVTLLSPDPDRARAGFAEQLTAVGQMPAYRASLDRAGLANPADTLVIGDDTTVTDAVKRYQDAGVTDLIVVPLNERSRTLDLLRT, encoded by the coding sequence ATGCGCATCGGCACCGGCTTGATCAGTCCCCCCTCCCCCGCCGAAGTAGTGGCCGCCGCGGCCGACGCCGCCGAGCGCGGCCTCGACAGCTTCTGGACCAACCAGAACCCCGGCGGCTGGGACCCGCTCACCCTGCTGGCCTCCCTCGGCCGGCGACCGGCCGAAGTCGGCACGGCGATCGTCGCCACCTACCCCCGCCACCCCGTGACCACCGCGACCGAAGCACTCACCATCCAAGCCGCCTCCGGCGGTCTCGCCCTGGGCGTCGGCCCCAGTCACGCCTGGTACGTCCAGGAGCAGCTCGGCCTCCCCTACACCTCCCCACTCCGGCACACGCGCGAATACCTGACCGTGCTGCGCTCGCTGCTGGCCGGCAGGCCCGTGCGGTTCGACGGCGAGTTCTTCACCGTCGACACGCGTCTCGACATCGCCGCCCCGGCCCCCAGCCTCCTGCTGTCGGCGCTCGGGCCCCGCATGCTCGAGCTGGCTCACGACCTCGCCGACGGAGTGGCCGCCGCCTGGGTCACGCCGGACATGGTGGCCAAGAACATCGCCCCTCGCACCGCCCCGGGCGCGCGCATCGTGGCCCAGGCCGTGACCCTGCTGAGCCCGGACCCCGACCGAGCCCGCGCCGGCTTCGCGGAGCAACTCACCGCGGTCGGGCAGATGCCCGCGTACCGCGCCTCACTCGATCGCGCAGGACTCGCCAACCCGGCCGACACTCTCGTCATCGGAGACGACACCACCGTGACGGACGCGGTGAAGCGCTACCAAGACGCCGGCGTCACCGACCTGATCGTCGTACCGCTCAACGAAAGGAGCCGCACCTTGGACCTCCTCCGCACCTGA
- a CDS encoding GNAT family N-acetyltransferase, whose product MTRTPNEASDVRAWEIAFMATGQTAGRGVVLETDRLLLRPWRVAEAGVQRELWAERDPRVPPHRRIDADGHPTVAELEEAIRAGGVSSAGLPAVERKATGDVIGYCGLIDRGRGFGGEPELAFELLRRTWGRGYATEAATAVVDWARSAGYGRLWATVWDWNTASRRVLDKLGFTEAGCEHGVPGISLITTRRL is encoded by the coding sequence GTGACCAGGACGCCGAACGAAGCATCGGACGTGCGCGCGTGGGAGATTGCTTTCATGGCCACCGGACAGACCGCGGGACGTGGGGTCGTGCTCGAGACCGATCGCCTGCTGCTCCGGCCGTGGCGGGTGGCCGAGGCCGGTGTGCAGCGCGAGCTGTGGGCCGAACGTGATCCGCGGGTGCCGCCGCATCGGCGGATCGATGCCGACGGGCATCCCACGGTCGCCGAACTCGAGGAGGCGATTCGCGCCGGCGGAGTGTCGTCGGCCGGGTTGCCGGCGGTCGAGCGGAAAGCCACCGGGGACGTCATCGGCTATTGCGGGTTGATCGACCGCGGGCGGGGATTCGGGGGAGAACCTGAGCTGGCGTTCGAACTGCTGCGCCGGACCTGGGGGCGGGGTTACGCGACCGAGGCCGCGACGGCTGTCGTGGACTGGGCCAGGTCGGCCGGGTACGGACGTCTGTGGGCCACGGTGTGGGACTGGAACACTGCTTCCCGTCGTGTGCTGGACAAGCTCGGCTTCACCGAAGCCGGATGTGAGCACGGCGTTCCCGGTATCTCGCTGATCACCACCAGACGGCTGTAG
- a CDS encoding DUF6355 family natural product biosynthesis protein, whose product MSTTPAVSAEPFTEAPSLSAGVLTCGYHETVEESFYNHCTSDGSSVWIRVEMHHGIKGKDVCAHPGENRLGYTAWVAYAWYKGTLC is encoded by the coding sequence ATGAGCACGACGCCGGCGGTGAGCGCCGAACCGTTCACGGAAGCGCCGTCCCTGAGCGCGGGGGTGCTGACCTGCGGCTACCACGAGACGGTCGAGGAGAGTTTCTACAACCACTGCACCAGCGACGGTTCCAGTGTCTGGATCCGCGTCGAGATGCACCACGGAATCAAAGGCAAGGACGTGTGTGCCCACCCGGGCGAGAACCGGCTCGGCTACACCGCTTGGGTCGCCTACGCCTGGTACAAGGGGACGCTGTGCTGA
- a CDS encoding DUF6355 family natural product biosynthesis protein yields the protein MLTPGKRALIGSIAAVFAVLAIGAEGSAKSEAEQCGFWEGGPSAFYTHCTSDGSHIQIRVERENGLPGYNDCAYPNRNYLGFASQIKFAWYTGRSCP from the coding sequence GTGCTGACGCCCGGGAAGCGTGCGCTCATCGGGTCGATCGCCGCGGTCTTCGCCGTTCTCGCGATCGGCGCGGAAGGGTCGGCGAAGTCCGAAGCGGAGCAGTGCGGCTTCTGGGAGGGCGGCCCCTCGGCGTTCTACACCCACTGCACCTCCGACGGATCGCACATCCAGATCCGCGTCGAACGGGAGAACGGCCTGCCCGGGTACAACGACTGCGCCTACCCGAACCGCAACTACCTCGGCTTCGCTTCACAGATCAAGTTTGCGTGGTACACCGGGCGGTCGTGTCCCTAG